Genomic DNA from Nocardioides aquaticus:
CACGCGGCGTCCCACTCGCGGGTGAGGAACCCGTCGAGGACGTAGAAGTTGGTGATGTGGGTGGCGTCGATGCGCGGGTCCTGCCGCAGCGCGGTCGGCAGCCAGCCGAGCCAGTCGGCGAAGACCAGCTTGAGCAGGATGGCCAGGAAGAACACCGGCGTGGCCACCCCGAGCAGGGAGCCGGAGACCACCGCGGTGTCGAGCAGCCGCCCCTGGTTGCGGGCGGCGAGGTAGCCGAGCGGGACGCCGACGACGATGGCGAAGACCATCGCCGTCAGCGCCAGCTCGACGGTGGCGGGGAACCGGTCGGCGAACGTGGTGAGCACGTCGGCCCCGCTCTGGATGGAGCTCCCGAAGTCCCCCTGCAGCAGCGCCTTGACGTAGGTCAGGTACTGCTGCAGGAGGGGCTGGTCGAAGCCGTAGGCCTCGTTGACGGCCACGATCGCCTCCGGGGTGGCCCGCTCCCCGAGCAGGGAGCGGGCGGGGTCCCCGGGAAGTGCCCGCACCCAGGCGAACAGCAGCACGGAGAGTCCGAAGAGGACCGGCACCATCAGGGCCAGCCTCCGGAGGGCGAATCGCAGCATCGACGACCTTCGGGTCTAGGAGGGGAGGACGGGGGTCAGCCCCGGGTCACTCCTGCACCGAGACGGCGTTCCAGACCTCGTCCTGCACGGGGCTCTGCTGGTAGCCGTCGACGTCCGGGCCGAAGGCCAGCGACGGGACGGGGTGCGCCAGCGGGACGCCCGGCAGGTAGTCCATGATCTCGGCGTTGATGTCCTCGTACAGCGGCTCCTGCTCCTCGGGGGTCGGCAGGCTGCGGGCCTCGCTCAGCGCGTCGAAGAGCTCCGGGTTGTCGAAGCCCCACTCGTTGCTCTCGGCCCCGAAGAAGACCCCGAGGAAGTTGTCGGTGTCGTTGTAGTCGCCGGTCCAGCCCAGCAGGTGGATGCCGTGCTGGTCGGTGCCCTGGATCTTCTCGAGGTAGTCCGGGCTCCAGGCGTCGGCGACCGGCTTGATCTCCAGGCCGACGGCCTCGAGCTGCGAGCGCACCACGTTGAAGGTGTCCTCGGGCTGGGGCATGTACGGCCGGCTGACCCCGGTCGGGTAGTTGAACTCGATGGTGGCGCCGTCGGCACCGGCGTCGGCCAGCATCTGCTGGGCGAGCTCGGGGTCGTACTCGTACTCGGTGACGTCGTCGTTGAAGCCCATCACGATGTCGGGCACGAACTGCGTGGCCGGCACGGTGCCCTCGGGCATCGAGGCGCTGATGATCTCGGGGATGTTCAGCGCGTGGGCGATCGCCTGGCGCACCATCGGGTCGTCCAGCGGCTCCTGCGCCTGGTTCATGCCGAGGTAGAGCACGTTGAAGGGGTCGCGGTCGACGACCTGGAAGCCCTCCTCCTCGAGCGGGGCGACGTCGGCGGGACCGACGAGGTCGTAGCCGTCAATCTCCCCGCTGCGCAGCGCGTCGGCCCGGGCGGTCGGGTCCTCGATGGCCACGACGACGGCCTCGTCGACCAGGGCCACGTCGCCCCAGTAGTCGTCGTTGCGGGCCAGGGTGACCTGCTGGCCGCGGTCCCACGAGTCGAGCGTGAAGGGACCGGTGCCGGTGGGGCGCTCGGTGGAGTACTCGCTGTTGCGGGGGTTGCCGGCCGCGTCGTTCTGGTACTCCTCGAGCGCCGTGGGGCTCTGCATCGAGAAGGCCGGCAGGGACAGCGCGGCGATGAAGCCGGCGAAGGGCTTGGCCAGGGTGACCGTGGCGGTGAGCTCGTCGTCGGCCGAGCAGGACTCGTAGATGGCGTCCCCGGCGTCTGGGCCGGTCGCGAAGCCGCGGAAGAGCGAGATGTAGTAGTAGGTGAGGTCCTCGGTCTGCGCCGAGCGCGGCATGTTGTACCAGCGCTCGAAGTTCGCGCAGACGGCCTCGGCGTTGAACTCCGTGCCGTCGTGGAAGGTCACGCCCTCCTGCAGGTCGAAGGTCGTGCTCAGGCCGTCCTCGGAGGTCTCCCAGCCGGTCGCCAGCAGGGGCGCGGGGTCCGCGGTGCCCGGCTCGGTGCCGACGAGCCCCTCGAAGATCTGCCGCGAGACGCGGAAGCTCTCACCGTCGGAGGCGAAGAACGGGTCCAGCGTGACCGGCTCGGCGGAACCGGCGAAGAGGAAGGTGCCGCCGCTCTGCTCGCTGCCGCCCTCGCTCTCCTCACGGTCGCTCTGGGCGCACCCGGACAGGACGAGCGCGGTGGCGGCCAGCCCGATCAGGCCGCTGCGCGTGGGAATTGGTGCGAGTCGCACTGGACACCTCACATCTTCGCGTCCCGCCCGGATGACGAGACAGATCCTGCGGGACACTAGTACGAGTGGTGTCCCGGGTCACCAGGCCACCACGCCGCGCCGGGTCGCGGTTCGGCAACGATCCGGCCGCGACCGGCCGGAGTGCTCAGCGGGAGCGGGAGCCGCGGCCGTCGCGGCGCGTCAGCGGCACCAGGTCGGCGGGGCCGATGCCCTGCAGGCTGTCGGCGAAGGAGAGCCTCGAGGCCGGCGGCACCGGCACGTGGTGCGGCACGACCAGCACCGGGCAGCCGGCCGCGGCCGCGGAGGCCGCACCGGTCGGCGAGTCCTCGATCGCCACGCAGGCCCGCGGGTCGAGCCCCAGCAGCGTCGCGGCTCGCAGGTACGGGTCGGGGTGCGGCTTGCCGCGCGGGACCTCGTCGCCGGTCACCACGTGGGCGAAGGACCCGGCCGGGAGCTGCTCGAGGACCGGCTCGACGAAGCGACGCCACGACATCGTGACCAGCGCGCACGGCACGCCGGTCTCCCCCAGGGCGCTCAGCAGCTCGCGCGCGCCCGCGCGCCAGGGCACCTCGCGCGCGACCTTGCGCACGACGCCGTCGAGCAGCAGCTCGACGATCTCGCGCGGCGAGAGGTCGAGCCCCATCCGCTCCCGGATGTAGACGCCCGAGTCCATCAGGTCGCTGCCGACCAGCGCCATGGCGTCGTCGTGGGTCCACGTCGCGCCGTGGCGGTGCGCCAGCTCCTGCTCGGTCTCGATCCAGTACGGCTCGGTGTCGACCAGCGTGCCGTCCATGTCCCACAGCACCGCCGCGGGCAGGGCGACGGTCGACTCAGTCATCGGGGTCGTAGCCGAGGTTGGGCGAGAGCCACCGCTCGGTCTCGGTGACGCTCCAGCCCTTGCGCTCGGCGTAGTCGGCGACCTGGTCGCGACCGATCCTGCCCACCACGAAGTACTGCGCCGCGGGGTGGCTGTAGTAGATGCCGGACACCGAGGCACCCGGCCACATGGCCATCGACTCCGTCAGCGTGATCCCGGTGGCCTTCTCCGCGTCGAGCAGCTCCCAGATCGTGAGCTTCTCGGTGTGGTCCGGGCACGCGGGGTAGCCCGGGGCCGGGCGGATGCCGTCGTACTTCTCGGCGATCAGGTCCTCGGGCGAGAGCCCGGCGTCGTCGGCGTGGGCCCAGAACTCGGTCCGCACCCGCTGGTGCAGGCGCTCGGCGAACGCCTCGGCCAGCCGGTCGGCCAGCGACTCGAGCAAGATGGCGTTGTAGTCGTCCTGGTCGGCCTGGTAGGCCGCGACCCGCTCGCCCAGGCCGATCCCGGCCGTCACCGCGAAGGCGCCGACGTGGTCGGGCAGGCCGGTGGCCAGGGGCGCGACGTAGTCCGACAGCGCGCGGTGCGGGACCCCGGCGCGGTGCTCGCCCTGCTGGCGCAGCTGGTGCAGCACCGCCCGACGCTCCTGGCGGTCCCCGTCGGCCCAGACCACGACGTCGTCGCCGTCGGCGTTGGCCGGGAACAACCCGTAGACCCCCCGGGCGGTCAGCCACTTCTCCGCCACGACCTGGTCGAGCATCTCCTGCGCGTCGTCGTAGAGCTTGCGCGCGGTCTCGCCGGTGGTCGGGTTGTTCAGGATGTCGGGGAAGCGGCCCTTCATCTCCCAGGCGTTGAAGAACGGCTGCCAGTCGATGTACTCGCGCAGCTCGGCGAGGTCGTAGGCCTCCAGCTGGTGCACCCCCGGCGTGCGCGGCAGCGGCACCTCGTAACCGCTCCAGTCGATCGGCGTGGCGTCGGCGCGCGCGTCGACGTACGGCAGGAGCTTGCGGGTGCCCTTGCCGGCGTGGCGGGTGCGCAGCGAGTCGTAGTCGGCCTGCACCTCGCCCATCAGCTTCTCGCGACGCTCGGGGCTGAGCAGGGCGGCCGCGGTCGGCACCGAGCGGGAGGCGTCCTTGACCCAGACCACGGGGCCGTCGTACTTCGGGTCCACCTTGACCGCGGTGTGGGCGCGCGAGGTGGTCGCCCCGCCGATCAGCAGCGGGATCGTCATCCCCTGGCGCTGCATCTCGGTCGCCAGGGTGACCATCTCGTCCAACGACGGGGTGATCAGGCCGGACAGCCCCACGATGTCGGCCCCGACCTCGCGGGCGGTGTCCAGGATCTTCTGCGCGGGCACCATCACCCCGAGGTCGATGACCTCGTAGTTGTTGCACTGCAGGACCACGCCCACGATGTTCTTGCCGATGTCGTGGACGTCGCCCTTGACGGTGGCCATGACGATCGTGCCGTTGGTCTCCTTGGCGGTGGCCAGGGCCGGGTTGTCGAGCTTCTCCTGCTCGATGAAGGGGATCAGGTAGGCCACGGCCTTCTTCATCACCCGTGCCGACTTCACCACCTGGGGCAGGAACATCTTGCCCGCGCCGAACAGGTCGCCGACGACGTCCATGCCCGACATCAGCGGGCCCTCGATGACCTCGATCGGCCGGCCCCCGCGGGCCTCGATCTCGGCGCGCAGCTCCTCGGTGTCGGACTGGACGTGGGCGTCGATGCCCTTGACCAGGGCGTGCGTGATCCGCTCCCCCACCGGGAGCCCGCGCCACTCCTCGGCGGCGACCTCGGCGACCTCGCCCTCCAGGTTGTGCGCCTCGGCGATCTCCAGCAGCCGCTCGGCGGCGTCGGGACGCCGGTTCAGCACGACGTCCTCGATCCGCTCGCGCAGCTCCGGCTCGACCTGGTCGTAGACCACCAGGGCGCCCGCGTTGACGATGCCCATGTCGAGCCCGGCGTCGATGGCGTGGAAGAGGAACACCGCGTGGATGGCCTCGCGGACCGGGTTGTTGCCCCGGAAGGAGAACGAGACGTTGGAGATGCCTCCCGAGACCTTGGCGCCGGGCAGGTTCTGCTTGATCCAGCGGGTGGCCTCGATGAAGTCGCGGCCGTAGGAGGCGTGCTCCTCGATGCCGGTGGCCACGGCGAAGACGTTGGGGTCGAAGATGATGTCCTCGGCCGGGAAGCCGACCTCGTCGACCAGGATCCGGTAGGCCCGCTCGCAGATCGCCTTGCGGCGCTCGAGGTTGTCGGCCTGGCCGTCCTCGTCGAAGGCCATCACCACCGCGGCGGCGCCGTGGCGGCGCACGACGTGCGCCTGCTCGCGGAACTTCTCCTCGCCCTCCTTCATGGAGATCGAGTTCACGATCGACTTGCCCTGGACGCACTTCAGCCCGGCCTCGATCACCTCGAACTTGGAGGAGTCGACCATCACCGGCACGCGGCAGATGTCGGGCTCGGCGGCGACCAGCTTGAGGAAGCGGTCCATCGCCGCGACCCCGTCGATCATGCCCTCGTCCATGTTGACGTCGATGACCTGCGCGCCGTTCTCGACCTGCTGGACCGCCACCGCGAGGGCGGTGTCGTAGTCGCCGTCCCTGATCAGGTTGCGGAAGCGGGCCGAGCCGGTGATGTTGGTGCGCTCGCCGACGTTGACGAACAGGCTGTCGTCCTCGACGGTGAACGGCTCCAGGCCCGAGAGGCGCAGCGCCGGGCGCACCTCGGGCACCTCCCGCGGCGGACGACCCTCGACGGCGCCGGCGATCGCGCCGATGTGGTCCGGCGTGGTGCCGCAGCAGCCGCCGACCATGTTCAGCAGCCCGGCGTCGGCGAACTCGCGCAGGATCGCGGCGGTCTCGTGGGAGGCCTCGTCGTACTCGCCGAAGGCGTTCGGCAGCCCCGCGTTCGGGTACGCGTGCACGAAGGTGTCGGCGATCCGGGACAGCTCGGCGAGGTGCGGGCGCATCTCCTGGGCGCCCAGGGCGCAGTTCAGCCCGACCAGCAGGGGCCGCGCGTGGCGCACGGAGTTCCAGAACGCCTCGGCGGTCTGGCCCGACAGGGTGCGTCCGGAGGCGTCGGTGATCGTGCCCGAGATGACGACCGGCCAGCGGCGGCCCTCGGCGGCGAAGACCTCCTCGATCGCGAAGATCGCGGCCTTGGCGTTGAGGGTGTCGAAGATGGTCTCGACGAAGATGACGTCGGAGCCGCCGTCGAGCAGGCCGTGCATCGCGGTGGTGTAGGCGGCGACGAGGTCGTCGAACTGCACGTTGCGCGCGCCGGGGTCGTTGACGTCGGGGCTGATCGAGGCCGTGCGCGTGGTCGGGCCGAGCGTGCCGGCGACGTAGCGGGGCCGCGCGGGGTCGGCGGCGGTGACCTCGTCGCAGATCCGGCGGGCCAGGCGGGCGGACTCGAGGTTGAGCTCGTAGGCGAGGTCCTCCATGCCGTAGTCGGCCAGCGAGATCGCGTTGGCGTTGAAGGTGTTGGTCTCGACCAGGTCGGCGCCGGCCTCGAGGTACTCGCGGTGGATGCCGCCGACGATGTCGGGCTGCGTCAACGTGAGCAGGTCGTTGTTGCCCTGCAGGTCGCGGTGCCAGTCGGCGAACCGGTCGCCGCGGTAGCCGGCCTCGTCGGGGCGGTCGCGCTGGATCGCGGTGCCCATGGCCCCGTCGACGACCAGGATCCGCTCGCGCAGCACCGCCTCGAGGGCGGCGGTCGGGTCCGGCCGGTGGTCCGGCCGGCTGACGCGGGTGACGGGGACGGTGGTGTCGCTGGCGGTGTCGCTGGCGGTGTCGCTGGAAGGCACCCGAGCTCCTCTCGTGCAGGTCTCACGTGGTGGACCGTCGTCTCACCGCGTGTCCATCGTGTCACCAGGGGCGGCACCGGCCGTAATCCCCGACGCGGTCTCCTAGGCTGTGCCGGTGATCGAGATCTCGCACACCACGGACCTGGTCGACCCGGTGGTGATCGCGGCCTTCGAGGGCTGGAACGACGCCGCCGAGTCCGCCTCCTCCGTGGTCGACCACCTGATGCACGTGTGGGGCGCCCGGGTGGTCGGCGCGATCGATCCCGAGGAGTTCTACGACTTCCAGGTCAACCGCCCCTACGTGGGCACCGACGAGACCGGCTTCCGCCGGCTGACCTGGCCGACGACGCAGATCGCGGTGGCCTCGCCGCCCGACCTGGACCGCGACGTGATCCTGGTCCGCGGCATCGAGCCCAACATGCGCTGGCGCCAGTTCTGCGCCGAGCTGCTGGCCGCGGTCGACGAGCTCGGCGGCGAGCTGGTGGTCACCCTCGGCGCGCTGCTCGCCGACACCCCGCACACCCGCCCGGTGCCGGTCAGCGGCACCGCGACCGAGCCGGAGCTCGTGGACCGGCTCCGCCTGGAGCAGTCGACGTACGAGGGCCCGACCGGCATCGTCGGCGTCTTCCAGGACTCCTGCGTGAAGCTCGACATGCCGTCGGTGTCCTACTGGGCGGCGGTGCCGCACTACGTGGCGCAGCCCCCGTGCCCCAAGGCGACCCTGGCGCTGATCGGTCAGCTCGAGGAGCTGCTCGAGGTGTCCATCCCGCTCGAGGACCTCGCCGAGGAGGCCCGGGCGTGGGAGCGCGGCGTCGACGAGCTGGCCGAGGACGACGAGGAGGTCGCCGACTACGTCCGCAGCCTCGAGGAGACCCGGGACACCACCGACCTGCCGGAGGCCTCCGGCGAGGCGATCGCCCGGGAGTTCGAGCGGTACCTCAAGCGGCGCCGCGAGGACGGCTGAGCGTCCTGCGCGACCGCCGGGTCAGAGGCTGAGGCCGAGCGCGGCGTCGAGCACCGCGTGGATCGTCGAGGACGCCTCCGGGTCGCCGGTGTCGGCGAGCCCCTCGGTGCCCAGGGTCGCGTCGACCCAGCGCTGCACGGCGGCGACGGCGGTCGGGGCGTCCAGGTCGTGGGCGAGCGCGGCGAGCACCTCCTCCACGACCGGCAGCGCGGGGGCGCCCGCACCGAGGGCCAGCGCCCGGCGCCAGGTCGCCAGGGTGTCGACGGCGTCGAACAGCTCGGCGTCGGTCCACTCCCAGTCGGAGCGGTAGTGGTGGCGCAGCAGGGTCAGCCGGATCGCCATCGGGTCGACGTCGCTGTTACGCAGCGCCGAGACGAAGACCAGGTTGCCGCGCGACTTCGACATCTTCTCGCCGTCGTAGCCGACCATCCCGGCGTGGACGTAGGTCTGCGCGAACGGCACGCCCGGGTGGACGACCTGCGCGTGCCCGGCGCACATCTCGTGGTGGGGGAAGATCAGGTCGCTGCCGCCGCCCTGCACCTCGATCGCGCCTCCCAGGTGCTCGGTGGCGATCGCGGCGCACTCGACGTGCCACCCGGGGCGCCCCGGCCCGAACGGGCTGTCCCAGGACGGCTCGCCCGGTCGCTCGGCGCGCCAGACGACCGGGTCCAGCGGATCCTCCTTGCCGGCGCGGTCCGGGTCGCCGCCGCGCTCGCCGGACAGCGTCAGCATGGTGTCGCGGTCCAGGCCGGACTCCTGGCCGAAGGCGGGGTCCGAGCCGACGCGGTGGTAGAGGTCGCCGTCGACGGCGTAGACCGCACCGGCCTCCTGCAGCTGCTCGATCATCGTCACGACCAGCGGGATGGACTCCACGGCGCCGACGTAGGCGTCCGGCGGGAGCACCCGCAGCGCGGTCATGTCGTCGCGGAACAGCTGCGTCTCGCGCTCGGCCAGCGCGCGCCAGTCCGTACCGACCTTGGTGGCGCGCTCCAGCAGGGGGTCGTCGACGTCGGTGACGTTCTGCACGAACGCGACCTCGCGCCCCGCGCTGCGCCAGGCCCTGTTCAGCAGGTCGAAGCCGACGTAGGTGGCGGCGTGGCCGAGGTGCGTGGCGTCGTACGGGGTGATCCCGCAGACGTAGAGGCGGGCGGGGCCGTCGGTCGGGGACGGCGTCTGCAGGCGGCCCGTCGTGGAGTCGTGGACCGCGACCGGCGGGCCGGCGGCGGGCAGGGCGGGCACCGCGGGGGCAGACCAGGAACGCATGGGCGCAGCCTAGAGGTGCCGGATCAGAACGGCGGCCACGGGATGGCGGGGTACTCCCCCCGCGGTGCGGGGAAGCAGCCGCGGTCCAGCAGGCGGCGTGCGCGCTGGTCGACGCAGGCGATCTCGAGGTCGGTGAGGTGGTCGGCCAGGGCCGCGCCGAGCCAGCCGCCGAGGGCCTCGCGCACGCGCAGCACGCCGGAGACCTCCTCGTCGCTCAGCGCGTCCCCGCGCCAGCCCCAGAGCACCGTGCGCAGCTTGTGCTCGTGGTGCAGGGCGACGCCGTGGTCCACGCCGTAGCGGTGACCCCCGGTCATCTCCAGCACGTGCCCGCCCTTGCGGTCGGCGTTGTTGACCAGCACGTCGAAGACGGCCATCCGGCGCAGCGGGGCGGTGTCCTCGTGGACCAGCGTGACGGCGCGGTCCATCTCGTCGAGACCGTCGAAGACCGAGAGGTAGCCGTCGGGCAGCTCCCCCTCGCCGACGATGGTGACGGCGTCCTGCTCGGGGTCCGGCTCCTGCCAGCGCTGCACCATGCCCAGGCCGTGCGGGCCCTCGGCCAGCCAGGTCTGCGGCACCACGTCCCACCCGGTGGCGCACGAGACCAGGTAGGCGGCGACCTCCCGGTCGGCCAGGGTCCCGTCGGGGAAGTCCCACAGCGGCCGCTCGCCGGCGGCCGGCTTGTAGACCACCGGCACCCCGCCGAGGTCGCCGAGGAAGGTGGCGTTCGAGGCCGGCATGATCCGACCGCGGAGCTCGAGGTCCCCCGTCGGGACCGCCTGCTCCTCGGGGGCGCTGCTCACGCGGGGTCGCGGCGCTTGAACCCGTTCGCGCGCACGCACAGGTGGCCGTCGGGGTCCACCGCGATGCCGCAGAACGGGCACGACGGGCGGCCGGCCTCGAGCACCTGCTCGGTGCGCTTGACGAAGGCACGGGCGGTGCCCGGCTCCAGCCGGACCAGCATCATCTCGTCGGGCTCGGGCTCGTCGGCCTCGTCCTGGTCGGGGCCGACGACGGCGGTCTCGACGAACGGGAAGACCTCGATCACCACGCGCTCGTCGTCGGGGTCCCACGACAGCGTCATGGTGCCGGCGCGGAACTCCTCCTCGATCGGCTGCTCGAGCGGGGCACCGTCCTCGAGAGCGACCGGGGCGACCGCGGGCACCAGGCCCTCGGTGCTCTCGCTGGTCATCACCTCGTCGAGCAGCTCGTCGACGCGTTCGGCGAGCGCGGCCACCTGCTGCTTCTCCAGCGCGACGCTGACGATGCGCGGCCCGGACCGGGCCTGGAGGAAGAAGGTCCGCGAGCCCGGCTCGCCGACGGTGCCGGCGACGAAGCGCTCGGGAGGGTCGAAGCCGTGGACGATGGGCATGTCGCTCACCCTATGACGTGCCCGAAGGGTGGGCGCGTCAGGCCGGGCCCGCTCCCCCGCCGACGGCGGCGTCCTGGGGCGCGGCGGCCTCCTCGCCGTCGGCCTGCGGGCTCGGCGCCATCCACGACAGGTCGCCGGCGTGGGTGTTGGAGGCCACGACGTACGGCCGGCTGCCGGTGTAGCGCACGATCGAGACCGACGCCGGGTCCACCGTGATCCGCTGGAACAGGTCGAGGTGCATGCCGAGGGCGTCGGCCAGCACCGCCTTGATCAGGTCCCCGTGGCTCACCGCCACCCACACGCCCCCGTCGCCGTGGCTGGCGGTCACCGCGGCGTCGTGGCGGCGTACGGCGGCCACGACGCGTGCCTGCATCGTCGCCATCGACTCACCGCCCGGGAAGGTCACCGCGGAGGGCTGCGACTGCACCGTCGACCACAGCGGCTCCTTGGCCAGGTCCTTGAGCAGCCGGCCCTGCCAGTCGCCGTAGTCGCACTCCACCAGGCCCTTGTCGGTGCTGAGCGGGACCTCGGGACCGTCGTCCGGGCGGGCGCGCAGGATCTCGCGGGCGGTCTGCTTGCAGCGCTCGAGCGGGCTGCTGACGACACCGGCGAGCGGCACGGGCCCGAGCCGCTCGGCGGTGCGCCGGGCCTGGCCGACGCCGGTCTCGTCCAGACGGACCCCGGGCGTCCGCCCCGCCAGGGTGCCGCTGGCGTTCGCGCTGGTGCGGCCGTGGCGGACGAGGATGACGGTGGCCATGGCCGCGAGCCTAGGGCGCGCCCGGTGGCGTGCCCGCGCGGCCCGGGCCTACCGTGGCCCGGTGATCGTCGACAGCGCCGTCTACCGCGACGGGTGCCGCCAGGAGCTCGACGTCGAGCCGCACGACTACGCGGCGCTGCGCTCGGAGGTCGAGGGCGCCCACGACTTCGTCTGGATCGGGCTGCACGAGCCGACGGCCGAGGAGCTCTCCCACGTCGCCGGCGCCTTCGACCTGCACCCGCTCGCCGTCGAGGACGCGGTCAAGGCCCACCAGCGCCCCAAGCTCGAGCGCTACGGCGACGGGCTCTTCCTGGTCCTCAAGACGCTCTGGTACGTGGATGCCGACGACGCCGTCGAGACCGGTGAGATCAGCCTCTTCGTCGGCGCCCACTTCGTGGTGACCGTCCGTCACGGCGACGGCTCCGGACTGCAGAGCGCCCGCACCTACCTCGAGGGGGAGGAGCAGGTGCTGACCCACGGTCCCTCCGCGGTGGTCTACGCGGTGTGCGACCAGGTCGTCGACGACTACGTGGCCGTGGTCGACGCGCTGCAGGTCGACGTGGACGAGGTCGAGTCCTCGGTCTTCTCCCCCGCCCGTACCGACGACTCGAACCGGATCTACGTGCTCAAGCGCGAGATCAGCGAGGTGCGGCGCGCGGTGCTGCCGCTGCGCGAGCCGATGCGACGGTTCTCGGTGGGCGAGGTGCCCGGCATCCGTCAGGAGGCCTCGCCGTTCTTCCGCGACGTCTCCGACCACCTCGCCCAGGCCGCGGACGCGGTCGACGGCCTGGACTCCCTGCTGTCCACCGCCTTCGACGCCTCCCTGGCCCGGATCTCGGTCCAGCAGAACGACGACATGCGCAAGATCTCCGCCGGCGCCGCCCTGGTCGTGGTCCCGACCCTGATCGCCGGCATCTACGGGATGAACTTCGACCACATGCCCGAGCTGCACTGGACCTACGGGTACGCCTACGCGCTGGCGCTGATGTTCGGCATCGCCGGCGTGCTGTGGTGGTTCTTCAAGCGCTCCGGCTGGCTGTGAGCCTCAGGCGTCGGGGTCGTCCTCGAAGCCGATGAGCCAGGTCAGGCCGTGCCGGTCGACCACCTGACCGTCCCAGGCGCCCCACGGGCGCTGCTGCAGCGCGTCCACCACCCGACCCCCCGCGGAGAGGTCGGAGAACCACTGCCGCAGCGTGGCCGCGGGCGCGGTGCCCAGGAGCGAGAACAGCAGGCCCTCGGCACGGAAGGCGCGCTCGTCGCTCGCGGCGTCCGCCGCGAACAGGGCCACGGGCCCGCCGGTGAGGTACCCGTGGGCGACGGCGTCGTCCGGACCGTCGGTCCTCGACATCTCGGAGAAGGTGTGGACCTGGACCGAGCAGCCGAACACGTCGCCGTAGAAGGCCAGGGCGTCGCGGGCCGTGCCCGGGAACGTGAGGTAGGGCGTGGGGGCGGTCATCCGCCGATGCTAGGCGCCGGGCGGGCTCAGGCCTGGAGCACGCCGAAGGCGACGAGCAGCAGCACGCCGGCGCCGAGCAGCACCCGGTAGACCACGAACGGGGTGTAGGAGCGGGTCGAGACGTAGCGCAGCAGCCAGGCGATGGCGGCGTACCCGACCACGAACGACACGACGGTGGCCAGCAGCGTCGGCCCCCAGCCGTACGGGTTGTCGGAGCCGGGCACGTCCTTGAGCTTGTAGAGACCCGCGCCGACCACGGCCGGGATGGCCAGCAGGAAGGCGTAGCGGGTGGCGTCCGCGCGCTCGTAGCCGAGCGCGCGGCCCATGGAGATCGTGGCCCCGGAGCGGGACACGCCGGGGACGAGCGCCGCGGCCTGGGCGGCGCCCATCAGCACGGCGTGCTTGAGCCCCAGCTTGTTCAGCCCGCGGTCGTTGGCGCCGTAGCGGTCGGCCAGGCCGAGCACGATCCCGAGCACGATCAGGGTGGTGCCGATGATCCACAGGCTGCGCAGCTGGCGGTCGATGGCGTCCTCGAAGAACAGGCCGAGCACCACGATGGGCAGCGAGCCGACGATGATGTACCAGCCCATCCGGGCGTCCAGCTGCCCGCGCAGCTCCGGCTTGACCAGGGAACGCGCCCACGTCGAGCCGATCCGCCAGATGTCGCGGCGGAAGTAGATCAGCACCGCCAGCTCGGTGCCGATCTGCACCACCGCGGTGAAGGCGGCGCCCGGATCACCCCAGCCGAACAGCTCGGGGAAGATCCGGAGGTGGGCGCTGCTGGAGATGGGCAGGAACTCGGTCAGTCCCTGGATCACCCCCAGCACCAGGGCTTCGAACAGGTCCGACACGGTCAGGACCCTAGACCGCGTGCGGGTCGCGTCGGCGGGCGGCGCGCGGATCGCTACGGTTGCGCCCATGCAGCAGCGACGCCTCGGGAGCAGCGGTCTGTCGGTCTCGCGGCT
This window encodes:
- the metH gene encoding methionine synthase, coding for MPSSDTASDTASDTTVPVTRVSRPDHRPDPTAALEAVLRERILVVDGAMGTAIQRDRPDEAGYRGDRFADWHRDLQGNNDLLTLTQPDIVGGIHREYLEAGADLVETNTFNANAISLADYGMEDLAYELNLESARLARRICDEVTAADPARPRYVAGTLGPTTRTASISPDVNDPGARNVQFDDLVAAYTTAMHGLLDGGSDVIFVETIFDTLNAKAAIFAIEEVFAAEGRRWPVVISGTITDASGRTLSGQTAEAFWNSVRHARPLLVGLNCALGAQEMRPHLAELSRIADTFVHAYPNAGLPNAFGEYDEASHETAAILREFADAGLLNMVGGCCGTTPDHIGAIAGAVEGRPPREVPEVRPALRLSGLEPFTVEDDSLFVNVGERTNITGSARFRNLIRDGDYDTALAVAVQQVENGAQVIDVNMDEGMIDGVAAMDRFLKLVAAEPDICRVPVMVDSSKFEVIEAGLKCVQGKSIVNSISMKEGEEKFREQAHVVRRHGAAAVVMAFDEDGQADNLERRKAICERAYRILVDEVGFPAEDIIFDPNVFAVATGIEEHASYGRDFIEATRWIKQNLPGAKVSGGISNVSFSFRGNNPVREAIHAVFLFHAIDAGLDMGIVNAGALVVYDQVEPELRERIEDVVLNRRPDAAERLLEIAEAHNLEGEVAEVAAEEWRGLPVGERITHALVKGIDAHVQSDTEELRAEIEARGGRPIEVIEGPLMSGMDVVGDLFGAGKMFLPQVVKSARVMKKAVAYLIPFIEQEKLDNPALATAKETNGTIVMATVKGDVHDIGKNIVGVVLQCNNYEVIDLGVMVPAQKILDTAREVGADIVGLSGLITPSLDEMVTLATEMQRQGMTIPLLIGGATTSRAHTAVKVDPKYDGPVVWVKDASRSVPTAAALLSPERREKLMGEVQADYDSLRTRHAGKGTRKLLPYVDARADATPIDWSGYEVPLPRTPGVHQLEAYDLAELREYIDWQPFFNAWEMKGRFPDILNNPTTGETARKLYDDAQEMLDQVVAEKWLTARGVYGLFPANADGDDVVVWADGDRQERRAVLHQLRQQGEHRAGVPHRALSDYVAPLATGLPDHVGAFAVTAGIGLGERVAAYQADQDDYNAILLESLADRLAEAFAERLHQRVRTEFWAHADDAGLSPEDLIAEKYDGIRPAPGYPACPDHTEKLTIWELLDAEKATGITLTESMAMWPGASVSGIYYSHPAAQYFVVGRIGRDQVADYAERKGWSVTETERWLSPNLGYDPDD
- a CDS encoding PAC2 family protein, with the protein product MIEISHTTDLVDPVVIAAFEGWNDAAESASSVVDHLMHVWGARVVGAIDPEEFYDFQVNRPYVGTDETGFRRLTWPTTQIAVASPPDLDRDVILVRGIEPNMRWRQFCAELLAAVDELGGELVVTLGALLADTPHTRPVPVSGTATEPELVDRLRLEQSTYEGPTGIVGVFQDSCVKLDMPSVSYWAAVPHYVAQPPCPKATLALIGQLEELLEVSIPLEDLAEEARAWERGVDELAEDDEEVADYVRSLEETRDTTDLPEASGEAIAREFERYLKRRREDG
- the mshC gene encoding cysteine--1-D-myo-inosityl 2-amino-2-deoxy-alpha-D-glucopyranoside ligase, which translates into the protein MRSWSAPAVPALPAAGPPVAVHDSTTGRLQTPSPTDGPARLYVCGITPYDATHLGHAATYVGFDLLNRAWRSAGREVAFVQNVTDVDDPLLERATKVGTDWRALAERETQLFRDDMTALRVLPPDAYVGAVESIPLVVTMIEQLQEAGAVYAVDGDLYHRVGSDPAFGQESGLDRDTMLTLSGERGGDPDRAGKEDPLDPVVWRAERPGEPSWDSPFGPGRPGWHVECAAIATEHLGGAIEVQGGGSDLIFPHHEMCAGHAQVVHPGVPFAQTYVHAGMVGYDGEKMSKSRGNLVFVSALRNSDVDPMAIRLTLLRHHYRSDWEWTDAELFDAVDTLATWRRALALGAGAPALPVVEEVLAALAHDLDAPTAVAAVQRWVDATLGTEGLADTGDPEASSTIHAVLDAALGLSL
- a CDS encoding SCO1664 family protein, translated to MSSAPEEQAVPTGDLELRGRIMPASNATFLGDLGGVPVVYKPAAGERPLWDFPDGTLADREVAAYLVSCATGWDVVPQTWLAEGPHGLGMVQRWQEPDPEQDAVTIVGEGELPDGYLSVFDGLDEMDRAVTLVHEDTAPLRRMAVFDVLVNNADRKGGHVLEMTGGHRYGVDHGVALHHEHKLRTVLWGWRGDALSDEEVSGVLRVREALGGWLGAALADHLTDLEIACVDQRARRLLDRGCFPAPRGEYPAIPWPPF